One segment of Thermococcus sp. AM4 DNA contains the following:
- a CDS encoding EMC3/TMCO1 family protein, whose translation MIESIYQFLDNLFGGYIVQHPLLAITIAGFVIGGSYTLLYYFMTDVEKTRKIQRMAKEIQKEMKEAQKSGDEKRIKKVQQKQMELMKMQSEMMKETMVPMFLTLPIFWIFFGWLRRWYAEVAIVKAPFKFFLFDWFHSMYHSALKPDELGYFGWYILSSYIIGMVLRKFLDMG comes from the coding sequence ATGATTGAGAGCATATACCAGTTCCTTGATAACCTCTTTGGCGGTTACATCGTCCAGCACCCCCTGCTGGCGATAACGATAGCGGGCTTCGTCATAGGCGGCTCGTACACCCTGCTCTACTACTTCATGACCGACGTCGAGAAGACCAGGAAGATACAGAGGATGGCCAAGGAAATCCAGAAGGAGATGAAAGAGGCCCAGAAGTCCGGGGACGAGAAGAGGATCAAAAAAGTTCAGCAGAAGCAGATGGAGCTCATGAAGATGCAGAGCGAGATGATGAAAGAGACCATGGTTCCGATGTTCCTCACCCTTCCGATATTCTGGATCTTCTTCGGCTGGCTGAGGAGATGGTACGCCGAGGTCGCGATAGTCAAAGCCCCCTTCAAGTTCTTCCTCTTCGACTGGTTCCACAGCATGTACCACTCGGCCCTCAAGCCGGACGAACTCGGCTACTTCGGCTGGTACATCCTTTCCAGCTACATAATCGGTATGGTGCTCAGGAAGTTCCTCGACATGGGTTAA
- a CDS encoding 50S ribosomal protein L34e, producing MKPMYRSRSWRRKYVRTPGGRTVIHFERRKPKVAHCALCGRPLNGVPRGRPSELRKLPKTAKRPERPYPNLCPSCMRKVMKAQVRASIAL from the coding sequence ATGAAGCCGATGTACCGCTCAAGGTCATGGAGGAGGAAGTACGTTAGGACTCCCGGAGGAAGGACAGTGATTCACTTCGAGAGGAGGAAGCCCAAGGTCGCCCACTGCGCCCTCTGCGGCAGACCGCTCAACGGCGTTCCGCGCGGGAGGCCGAGCGAGCTCAGGAAGCTCCCGAAGACCGCGAAGAGGCCCGAGAGGCCCTACCCGAACCTCTGCCCGAGCTGCATGAGGAAGGTCATGAAGGCCCAGGTTAGAGCTTCGATAGCCCTCTGA
- a CDS encoding adenylate kinase: MPFVVMITGIPGVGKSTITRLALKRTAIRFRLVNFGDLMFEEAVKQGLVEHRDEMRKLDPMVQKQLQLRAAQRIVEIARDEPVLLDTHATIRTPMGYLLGFPKEVIETIRPNFIVIIEATPSEILGRRLRDLKRDRDVETEEQIQRHQDLNRAAAISYAMHSDALIKIIENHEDKGLEEAVNELVQVLNLAVREYD, from the coding sequence ATGCCGTTTGTGGTCATGATAACCGGCATTCCCGGAGTTGGTAAGAGCACGATAACCCGGCTCGCCCTCAAGAGGACGGCCATAAGGTTCAGACTCGTAAACTTCGGGGACCTTATGTTCGAGGAGGCCGTAAAGCAGGGACTCGTCGAGCACAGGGACGAGATGAGAAAGCTGGACCCCATGGTTCAGAAGCAGCTCCAGCTTCGCGCCGCGCAGAGGATCGTTGAGATAGCCCGGGATGAGCCGGTTCTACTCGACACCCACGCCACGATAAGAACGCCTATGGGCTACCTCCTCGGCTTCCCCAAGGAGGTTATAGAAACCATCAGGCCAAACTTCATAGTCATAATAGAGGCAACGCCGAGCGAGATACTCGGAAGGCGCCTCCGCGACCTCAAGAGGGACAGGGATGTTGAGACGGAGGAGCAGATACAGAGGCATCAGGACCTCAACAGGGCCGCGGCGATAAGCTACGCCATGCATTCCGATGCCCTTATAAAGATAATCGAGAACCACGAGGACAAGGGTCTTGAAGAGGCCGTGAACGAACTCGTTCAAGTCCTTAACCTGGCGGTGAGGGAGTATGATTGA